One Ricinus communis isolate WT05 ecotype wild-type chromosome 1, ASM1957865v1, whole genome shotgun sequence DNA window includes the following coding sequences:
- the LOC125369967 gene encoding uncharacterized protein LOC125369967, with protein sequence MVETQTGRKIKRLRTDNGGEYTSDPFMKVCQDEGRRQDTNGASQQVEHSLKQMQFDSSRCTEPTVDQYDKSTPIEEEELEDESGDEVEVPAQEPPWQHESIALSKPKRNTRKPAHFEDFVTFVSSNVDVSTTYIEAIQSSEADKWNMAMEEEMQSLEKNQTWKLASLSKKIKDEKFDMNVVGYCDSDYAGDMDKRRSTTGFVFTLAKAPVSWKSTLQSMVALQQRQSI encoded by the exons ATGGTAGAAACTCAGACGGGCAGAAAGATCAAACGTCTCCGAACAGATAATGGAGGAGAGTATACAAGTGATCCTTTTATGAAAGTCTGCCAAGATGAAG GTAGAAGACAGGACACAAATGGAGCTTCACAGCAGGTGGAGCATTCTCTCAAACAGATGCAGTTTGATAGTAGTAGATGTACTGAACCAACAGTAGATCAGTATGATAAATCTACTCCTATAGAAGAAGAGGAGTTAGAAGATGAATCAGGTGATGAAGTAGAGGTTCCAGCACAAGAACCTCCATGGCAACATGAGTCAATTGCATTGAGTAAGCCAAAGAGGAACACTAGAAAACCTGCTCATTTTGAAGATTTTGTAACCTTTGTATCTTCAAATGTTGATGTTTCGACCACCTATATTGAAGCTATACAGAGCTCTGAGGCAGATAAGTGGAATATGGCTATGGAGGAAGAAATGCAATCCCTTGAGAAAAACCAGACGTGGAAGCTAGCTAGTctgtctaagaaaataaag GATGAGAAGTTTGATATGAATGTGGTTGGATATTGTGATTCTGACTACGCAGGTGATATGGACAAACGTCGGTCAACTACTGGTTTTGTGTTTACACTTGCAAAAGCACCAGTTAGTTGGAAGTCTACTTTGCAGTCAATGGTTGCTTTACAACAGAGGCAGAGTATATAG
- the LOC8286123 gene encoding F-box protein At4g18380, which produces MSRNQMSSPENEDFFDPLPDSLLLLIFNKLCDSRSLAQCLLVSKRFSSLVFQADNVFLSIPTPKPKSASSHRNRASRNLLRTLVHKFIAKPLQFFPCVAAPKSPGNSGCISYYSPNEVLKHLKNVKSLHIKVPFQCEKIGLECSNSLLKWQAEFSGELKNCVVLSATSIQECNCCINHVEEGGGGGTVGQVLNDDELKLRIVTTISCLIAASARHLLLKQILAEHHMLENVTISDVNKQGRLCVGKDQIVEMRNAMKSLAVSESSSSIERTPVPDLSMKLWYVPVLELPATGYLMKGATLVVIKPVNGVTRKGSNQSDSFDFDGDKSEKMAFVEAARMMVKMKKSYAMTMNSF; this is translated from the coding sequence ATGTCCAGAAATCAAATGAGCTCTCCAGAGAATGAAGATTTCTTTGATCCTCTACCAGACTCACTTCTCCTCCTCATCTTCAACAAGTTGTGTGATTCCAGGTCTCTCGCTCAGTGCCTCCTAGTCTCCAAGCGCTTCTCTTCTCTTGTCTTCCAGGCTGATAATGTCTTTCTTTCCATCCCCACTCCAAAACCCAAATCAGCATCAAGCCACAGGAATAGAGCATCCAGGAATCTTTTGAGGACTCTTGTCCATAAGTTCATTGCCAAGCCACTCCAATTCTTTCCCTGTGTTGCAGCTCCCAAGTCACCTGGAAACTCAGGTTGTATCTCATACTATTCACCTAATGAAGTTCTGAAGCATTTAAAAAATGTTAAGTCTTTGCACATAAAGGTTCCTTTCCAGTGTGAGAAGATAGGACTGGAGTGTTCTAATTCATTGCTCAAATGGCAGGCAGAGTTTAGTGGGGAGCTAAAGAATTGTGTTGTTCTTAGTGCTACATCTATTCAAGAATGTAATTGCTGCATTAACCATGtagaagaaggaggaggaggaggcaCTGTTGGGCAAGTTCTAAATGATGATGAATTGAAGTTGCGAATCGTAACGACGATTTCTTGCTTGATTGCTGCATCTGCAAGGCACTTGCTGTTGAAACAGATTTTAGCAGAACATCACATGCTTGAAAATGTTACAATCAGTGATGTCAACAAGCAAGGAAGGTTGTGTGTAGGAAAAGATCAGATTGTTGAAATGAGAAACGCAATGAAGTCATTGGCGGTATCAGAATCATCATCATCGATAGAGAGGACTCCAGTACCGGATTTGAGCATGAAGCTATGGTATGTGCCTGTGCTAGAGTTGCCGGCGACAGGGTACTTGATGAAAGGAGCAACACTTGTTGTGATCAAACCTGTTAATGGGGTcactagaaaaggaagcaACCAAAGTGATTCCTTCGATTTCGACGGGGACAAAAGCGAAAAGATGGCTTTTGTTGAAGCTGCAAGGATGATggtgaagatgaagaagagctACGCAATGACTATGAACTCCTTTTGA
- the LOC125369969 gene encoding secreted RxLR effector protein 161-like, translated as MKNIPYASVVGSLMYVQTCTRSDISFVVGILGRYQSNPGLDHWKAAKKILRYLQGTKDHMLTYRRSNHLEVIGYSDSDFARYVDTRKSTFGYLFLLAKGAISWKSVKQSVIAASTMEAEFVACFEATVHGLWL; from the coding sequence ATGAAGAACATTCCTTATGCATCTGTTGTTGGGAGTTTAATGTATGTTCAAACTTGCACCAGATCGGACATTAGTTTTGTTGTCGGAATACTGGGCAGATATCAAAGTAATCCAGGATTAGATCACTGGAAagctgcaaagaaaattcttaGATACTTGCAAGGAACAAAGGATCATATGCTCACTTATAGAAGATCTAATCACCTTGAGGTGATTGGATATTCAGATTCAGATTTTGCTAGATATGTTGATACAAGAAAATCAACATTTGGCTACTTATTCCTATTAGCTAAAGGAGCAATTTCATGGAAGAGTGTGAAGCAGTCTGTCATTGCTGCATCCACTATGGAGGCTGAGTTTGTAGCTTGCTTTGAGGCTACCGTTCATGGATTATGGCtgtga